From a region of the Enterobacter cancerogenus genome:
- the pqiA gene encoding membrane integrity-associated transporter subunit PqiA has product MCDQHHADRHILCSQCDMLVAIPELGHGHKATCPRCGATLTTEWDAPRQRPTAYAIVALFMLVLSNLFPFIYMKVGGMTSQVKLLEIPGVMFTEDYASLGTFFLLFVQIVPAFCLIAILLLVNRVRMPTPVKIRLARTLFLLKSWGMAEIFLAGILVSFVKLMAYGDVGIGSSFIPWCLYCVLQLRAFQCVDRRWTWDDIAPAPTLNQTVKVGVPGIRQGLRSCSCCTAVLPADREVCPRCGTTGHVRRKNSLQWTMALLLTSIMLYLPANILPIMITDLLGDKMPSTILAGVILLWGEGSYPVAGVIFIASIMVPTLKMIAIAWLCWDAKGHGKRDSERMHLIYEVVEFVGRWSMIDVFVIAVLSALVRMGGLMSIYPALGALMFALVVIMTMFAAMTFDPRLSWDREPDSSHEEELEHGK; this is encoded by the coding sequence ATGTGTGACCAGCACCATGCCGACCGACATATATTATGTTCGCAATGCGATATGCTCGTGGCGATACCAGAGCTGGGTCACGGACATAAGGCGACGTGCCCGCGCTGCGGAGCAACCTTAACGACGGAGTGGGACGCGCCAAGGCAGCGTCCTACCGCCTACGCTATTGTCGCGCTGTTCATGCTGGTGCTCTCGAATCTCTTCCCCTTCATTTATATGAAGGTGGGAGGGATGACCAGCCAGGTCAAATTACTTGAAATACCGGGCGTGATGTTCACCGAAGATTATGCCAGCCTCGGTACCTTCTTTCTGTTATTCGTCCAAATCGTTCCGGCGTTTTGCCTGATCGCCATCCTGCTTCTGGTCAACCGCGTCCGGATGCCCACGCCCGTTAAAATCAGGCTCGCGCGAACCCTGTTCCTGCTGAAAAGCTGGGGAATGGCAGAGATTTTTCTGGCGGGGATCCTGGTGAGCTTTGTGAAGCTGATGGCCTACGGCGACGTCGGGATTGGCAGCAGCTTTATTCCCTGGTGTCTCTATTGTGTGCTGCAGCTGCGTGCGTTTCAGTGCGTGGACCGACGCTGGACGTGGGACGACATCGCGCCTGCTCCCACCCTTAACCAGACGGTTAAGGTGGGCGTGCCGGGTATCCGCCAGGGGCTGCGCTCCTGCTCTTGCTGTACTGCCGTGCTGCCGGCCGATCGGGAAGTGTGCCCGCGCTGTGGAACGACGGGGCATGTGCGGCGTAAAAATAGCCTGCAGTGGACCATGGCGCTGCTGTTGACGTCGATCATGCTCTATCTGCCCGCCAATATTTTGCCGATCATGATTACCGATCTGCTCGGTGACAAAATGCCCTCGACAATCCTTGCCGGGGTCATTTTGCTGTGGGGGGAGGGGTCCTACCCCGTTGCTGGCGTGATATTCATTGCCAGTATTATGGTGCCCACCTTAAAGATGATCGCCATCGCCTGGCTGTGCTGGGATGCGAAAGGGCACGGCAAGCGCGACAGCGAACGTATGCACCTGATTTATGAAGTGGTGGAGTTCGTCGGGCGCTGGTCAATGATCGATGTCTTTGTGATTGCGGTGCTCTCTGCGCTGGTGCGCATGGGGGGACTCATGAGTATTTATCCCGCGCTGGGCGCGCTAATGTTTGCATTGGTCGTGATTATGACCATGTTTGCGGCCATGACCT
- a CDS encoding ABC transporter ATP-binding protein has product MSLISMHGAWLSFSDAPLLDDTELHIEDNERVCLVGRNGAGKSTLMKILNREQGLDDGRIVYEQDLIVSRLQQDPPRNVAGTVYDFVAEGISEQAEYLKGYHEISHLVMTDPSEKNLNEMARLQELLDHHGLWQLESRITEVLDQLGLDADMELASLSGGWLRKAALGRALVSGPKVLLLDEPTNHLDIEAIDWLEGFLKTFNGTIIFISHDRSFIRNMATRIVDLDRGKLVTYPGDYDTYLLEKEENLRVEELQNAEFDRKLAQEEVWIRQGIKARRTRNEGRVRALKAMRNERSARREVMGSAKMQVEEAARSGKIVFEMEDVNYQVDGKVLVKDFSAQVQRGDKIALIGPNGCGKTTLLKLMLGQLQADSGRVHCGTKLEVAYFDQHRAELDPDRTVMDNLAEGKQEVMVNGKPRHVLGYLQDFLFHPKRAMTPVRALSGGERNRLLLARLFLKPSNLLILDEPTNDLDVETLELLEELIDGYQGTVMLVSHDRQFVDNTVTECWIFEGEGRIGQYVGGYHDARGQQTQSLALKQAKAKNVPEPAVAKAESAKKSPAKMSYNLQRELEALPQRLEELEAALEALQTQVADASFFTQPHDYTQKVLADLTQAEKALEEAFERWEYLESLKNGA; this is encoded by the coding sequence ATGTCACTAATTAGCATGCACGGCGCCTGGCTGTCCTTCAGCGATGCGCCTCTTCTCGACGACACAGAACTGCATATCGAAGATAACGAGCGCGTTTGTCTGGTAGGCCGTAACGGCGCGGGTAAATCCACGCTGATGAAGATCTTAAACCGTGAGCAGGGTCTGGATGACGGACGCATCGTTTACGAGCAGGATCTGATTGTTTCCCGCCTGCAGCAGGATCCACCGCGTAACGTGGCGGGGACCGTGTACGACTTCGTCGCGGAAGGGATCTCTGAGCAGGCTGAATACCTGAAGGGCTATCACGAAATTTCGCATCTGGTGATGACCGATCCGAGCGAGAAAAACCTGAATGAGATGGCGCGCCTGCAGGAGCTGCTGGATCACCACGGCCTGTGGCAGCTTGAAAGCCGTATCACCGAAGTGCTGGATCAGTTAGGCCTGGATGCGGACATGGAACTGGCGTCGCTCTCCGGTGGCTGGCTGCGTAAAGCGGCGCTTGGCCGCGCGCTGGTCAGCGGCCCGAAAGTACTGCTGCTGGACGAACCGACCAACCACCTGGATATTGAAGCCATCGACTGGCTGGAAGGGTTCCTGAAAACCTTCAACGGCACGATCATCTTCATCTCGCACGACCGTTCGTTTATTCGCAATATGGCCACCCGCATTGTCGATCTCGATCGCGGTAAGCTGGTGACCTATCCTGGCGATTACGATACCTATCTGCTGGAAAAAGAAGAAAACCTGCGCGTTGAGGAGCTGCAAAACGCCGAGTTCGACCGCAAGCTGGCGCAGGAAGAGGTCTGGATCCGCCAGGGCATTAAAGCCCGTCGTACCCGTAACGAAGGCCGCGTGCGCGCGCTGAAAGCGATGCGCAACGAGCGCAGCGCCCGCCGTGAAGTGATGGGTAGCGCGAAGATGCAGGTAGAAGAAGCCGCCCGCTCAGGCAAGATTGTGTTTGAGATGGAAGATGTCAATTACCAGGTCGACGGCAAAGTTCTGGTGAAAGATTTCTCCGCGCAGGTACAGCGTGGCGACAAAATCGCGCTTATCGGCCCGAACGGCTGCGGTAAAACCACGTTGCTGAAGCTGATGCTGGGTCAGCTGCAGGCTGACAGCGGCCGCGTGCACTGCGGTACTAAGCTGGAAGTGGCCTATTTCGACCAGCACCGCGCGGAGCTGGATCCAGACAGAACGGTGATGGATAACCTTGCCGAAGGTAAGCAGGAAGTGATGGTCAACGGCAAGCCGCGCCACGTGCTGGGCTACCTGCAGGACTTTCTGTTCCACCCTAAACGGGCGATGACGCCGGTACGCGCGCTGTCCGGTGGGGAACGAAATCGTCTCCTGCTTGCACGTTTGTTCCTGAAACCGAGCAATCTGTTAATTCTCGATGAACCGACCAACGATCTGGATGTCGAAACGCTGGAACTGCTGGAAGAGTTGATCGACGGCTATCAGGGCACCGTCATGCTGGTGAGCCACGATCGTCAGTTCGTTGATAACACCGTTACCGAATGCTGGATCTTCGAAGGCGAAGGCCGCATTGGTCAGTACGTGGGCGGGTATCACGACGCGCGTGGACAGCAGACGCAGTCCCTGGCGTTAAAGCAGGCGAAAGCCAAAAACGTCCCAGAACCTGCTGTCGCGAAAGCAGAAAGTGCGAAAAAATCACCTGCTAAAATGAGCTATAACCTGCAGCGCGAGCTGGAAGCATTGCCGCAGCGTCTTGAAGAGCTGGAAGCGGCGCTTGAAGCGCTGCAAACCCAGGTGGCGGATGCCTCCTTCTTTACGCAGCCTCACGACTATACTCAGAAAGTACTGGCAGACCTGACCCAGGCAGAGAAGGCGCTGGAAGAGGCGTTTGAGCGCTGGGAATACCTTGAATCACTGAAAAACGGCGCATAA
- the rlmKL gene encoding bifunctional 23S rRNA (guanine(2069)-N(7))-methyltransferase RlmK/23S rRNA (guanine(2445)-N(2))-methyltransferase RlmL: MNSLFASTARGLEELLKTELEALGAQACQVVQGGVHFEGDTRLIYQSLMWSRLASRIMLPMKECKVYSDLDLYTGVQMIDWTEIFSPDATFAVHFNGVNDEIRNSQYGALRVKDAIVDCFTRKNKERPNVDRENPDLRINVWLNGDTASISLDLSGAGLHLRGYRDSTGMAPIKETLAAAIVMRSGWQPGTPLLDPMCGSGTLLIEAAMLATDRAPGLHRGHWGFKGWAQHDEAIWKEVKADAQTRARKGLAEYTSHFYGSDSDARVIERARSNARRAGIGELVTFEVKDVANLTNPLPKGPYGTVISNPPYGERLDSEPALIALHSLLGRNMKDHFGGWNLSLFSASPELLSCLQLRADRQFKAKNGPLDCVQKNYHLAEKTADSKPSGVAEDYANRLRKNLKKFEKWAKQEGIECYRLYDADLPEYNVAVDRYADWVVVQEYAPPKTVDAQKARQRMLDVIAATISVLGIAPNKLVLKTRERQKGKNQYQKMNEKGDFIEVGEYNARLWVNLTDYLDTGLFLDHRIARRMLGQMSKGKDFLNLFSYTGSASVHAGLGGARSTTTVDMSRTYLEWAERNLRLNGLTGRQHRLMQADVLGWLRDTHEQFDLIFIDPPTFSNSKRMEDSFDVQRDHLRLMTDLKRLLRKGGTIMFSNNKRGFRMDHDGLAALGLKAQEISQKTLSQDFARNRQIHNCWLISAV, encoded by the coding sequence ATGAATTCTCTGTTTGCCAGTACGGCCCGTGGGCTGGAAGAGCTGTTAAAAACTGAACTGGAAGCCTTAGGCGCGCAAGCGTGTCAGGTGGTTCAGGGTGGTGTCCATTTCGAGGGCGACACGCGGCTTATTTACCAGAGCCTGATGTGGAGCCGTCTGGCGTCGCGCATCATGCTGCCGATGAAAGAGTGCAAGGTCTACAGCGATCTCGACCTCTATACCGGCGTTCAGATGATCGACTGGACAGAGATCTTCTCCCCTGACGCAACCTTTGCGGTGCACTTTAACGGCGTCAACGATGAGATCCGCAACAGCCAGTACGGTGCCCTGCGCGTAAAAGACGCCATCGTGGACTGTTTCACCCGTAAAAATAAGGAACGTCCAAACGTCGATCGTGAAAACCCCGATCTGCGGATCAACGTCTGGCTCAATGGCGACACCGCCAGCATCTCTCTTGATCTGAGCGGAGCGGGCTTACACCTGCGCGGCTACCGCGACAGCACCGGTATGGCACCCATTAAAGAAACCCTCGCCGCCGCCATTGTTATGCGCTCTGGGTGGCAACCGGGTACCCCACTACTCGATCCGATGTGCGGTTCCGGTACGCTGCTGATTGAAGCGGCCATGCTGGCAACCGACCGTGCGCCAGGGCTGCATCGCGGGCACTGGGGCTTCAAAGGGTGGGCACAGCACGACGAAGCGATCTGGAAAGAGGTGAAAGCCGATGCGCAGACCCGTGCGCGTAAAGGCCTGGCAGAATACACCTCCCATTTCTACGGCTCTGACAGCGACGCACGCGTCATTGAACGCGCGCGCAGCAACGCCCGCCGTGCAGGTATCGGCGAGCTGGTGACCTTCGAGGTAAAAGACGTTGCCAACCTGACCAATCCGCTGCCAAAAGGCCCATACGGCACCGTTATCAGCAACCCGCCATACGGTGAGCGCCTTGACAGCGAACCGGCGCTGATTGCCCTGCACAGCCTGCTCGGTCGCAATATGAAAGACCACTTCGGCGGCTGGAACCTGTCGCTGTTTAGTGCCTCGCCCGAGCTGTTAAGCTGCCTGCAGCTGCGCGCCGATCGCCAGTTTAAGGCCAAAAACGGTCCGCTGGATTGCGTGCAGAAAAACTACCATCTGGCAGAGAAAACGGCGGACAGCAAGCCTTCTGGCGTGGCGGAAGATTACGCCAACCGTCTGCGTAAAAACCTGAAGAAGTTTGAAAAGTGGGCGAAACAGGAAGGCATTGAATGTTATCGCCTGTACGATGCCGATCTGCCGGAGTATAACGTCGCGGTAGACCGCTATGCGGACTGGGTAGTCGTTCAGGAATATGCCCCGCCTAAAACTGTTGATGCACAGAAAGCGCGTCAGCGTATGCTGGACGTGATCGCGGCGACCATCAGCGTGCTGGGTATTGCCCCTAACAAGCTGGTCCTCAAAACCCGCGAGCGCCAGAAGGGTAAAAATCAGTACCAGAAGATGAATGAGAAGGGTGATTTTATCGAAGTGGGTGAATACAACGCCCGTCTTTGGGTCAACCTGACCGACTATCTTGATACCGGACTGTTCCTCGATCACCGTATTGCCCGTCGTATGCTGGGCCAGATGAGCAAAGGTAAGGACTTCCTGAACCTGTTCTCCTACACCGGCAGTGCCAGCGTCCATGCTGGCCTGGGCGGGGCGCGCAGCACGACCACCGTCGACATGTCTCGCACCTATCTGGAATGGGCGGAGCGGAACCTGCGCCTGAACGGTTTGACCGGGCGTCAGCATCGTCTGATGCAGGCCGACGTGCTGGGCTGGCTGCGCGACACCCATGAACAGTTCGATCTGATCTTTATCGATCCACCAACGTTCTCTAACTCCAAGCGTATGGAAGATAGCTTTGATGTTCAACGCGATCACCTGCGCCTGATGACCGACCTGAAACGCCTCCTGCGCAAGGGCGGCACCATTATGTTCTCGAATAACAAACGCGGATTCCGCATGGATCACGACGGCCTGGCCGCTCTGGGACTGAAAGCACAAGAAATCAGTCAAAAAACGCTGTCTCAGGACTTTGCCCGTAATCGTCAGATCCATAACTGCTGGTTAATCTCCGCGGTCTGA
- a CDS encoding YcbX family protein: MATLSRLFIHPVKSMRGIGVSHALADMSGFAFDRIFMVTEPDGTFITARQFPQMVRFTPSPLHDGLHLTAPDGASAVIRFADFAPVDAPTEVWGNHFTARIAPDEINRWLTGYFSRDVQLRWVGPALTRRVKRHDAVPLSFADGFPYLLTNEASLRDLQSRCRASVQMEQFRPNLVVTGADAWEEDTWKTIRIGSVIFDVVKPCSRCIFTTVSPEKGQKHPSGEPLKTLQSFRTAQDNGDVDFGQNLIPRASGVIRVGDEVEILARGPARVYGASQEDAFVDVVTEASAPVDIHWEGKAIRGNNQQVLLEQLEQAGIRVPYSCRAGICGCCRIKLVSGEVQGLKKSAIGDDGTILCCSCIPKTSVQLEA; the protein is encoded by the coding sequence GTGGCAACGTTATCCAGGCTTTTTATTCATCCGGTGAAATCCATGCGCGGGATTGGCGTGTCTCACGCACTCGCTGACATGAGCGGTTTTGCCTTCGATCGTATTTTTATGGTCACCGAGCCTGACGGTACGTTTATCACCGCGCGCCAGTTCCCGCAAATGGTTCGCTTTACCCCTTCGCCGCTGCATGACGGCCTGCACCTGACCGCACCGGACGGTGCCAGCGCGGTGATCCGCTTTGCTGATTTTGCGCCAGTCGACGCGCCAACGGAAGTGTGGGGGAATCATTTTACCGCACGCATTGCCCCGGACGAGATTAACCGCTGGCTAACCGGGTACTTCTCCCGCGACGTCCAGTTGCGCTGGGTGGGTCCGGCGCTGACGCGTCGCGTTAAGCGCCACGATGCAGTTCCCCTCTCCTTTGCCGACGGTTTTCCTTACCTGCTGACAAACGAAGCCTCGCTGCGCGATCTGCAGAGCCGCTGTCGCGCCAGCGTCCAGATGGAACAGTTCCGCCCCAATCTGGTCGTAACCGGAGCAGACGCCTGGGAAGAAGACACCTGGAAAACGATCCGCATCGGCAGCGTCATTTTTGACGTGGTGAAGCCGTGCAGCCGCTGTATCTTCACCACCGTCAGCCCGGAGAAAGGCCAGAAGCATCCTTCCGGTGAACCGCTGAAAACGCTGCAGTCGTTCCGTACCGCCCAGGATAACGGCGATGTCGATTTCGGCCAGAACCTGATCCCCCGCGCCAGCGGTGTGATCCGCGTGGGTGACGAGGTGGAGATCCTCGCCCGTGGGCCTGCCAGAGTGTACGGTGCGAGTCAGGAAGACGCGTTCGTGGACGTCGTCACAGAGGCAAGCGCGCCTGTCGATATTCACTGGGAAGGCAAAGCGATCCGTGGCAATAATCAACAGGTGTTACTGGAGCAGCTGGAACAGGCGGGCATTCGCGTGCCGTATTCCTGTCGGGCGGGCATCTGCGGATGTTGTCGAATCAAGCTGGTGAGTGGCGAAGTCCAGGGTCTGAAGAAATCCGCGATTGGGGATGACGGTACGATCCTCTGCTGCAGCTGTATTCCAAAAACGTCGGTACAGTTAGAGGCTTAA